In a genomic window of Streptomyces koelreuteriae:
- a CDS encoding Wzz/FepE/Etk N-terminal domain-containing protein — translation MNDETIRLVTIGRIIRRRARLLLFLAVLGALVGLGTSLLFPPRYTTSASVLLPGAWEERELLTQAQIASSSVVVDRAAAALGWDGVDGGELRDRVSAEAADGNIIEISGTADTPQRAQRLSDQVAQQFVAFAARIAGEDTDSEAAARPEALRQLVVQTSRRITELADAADPGRTVESVQTRTELAKLRTTLQEAMKKLDEADPAAGKANMVVMGPAARPDGEAPPTRTQLVVGGALLFFLLAVIGHLTAARMSSRLRGEPEIAAALGSAPLGTVDVPAEPPAHRPEDDGPRARIRRLLGVDVRWDLPSPQTSGDEAGMRLRYRRVCARLRERVPSPRELLVVVPDGDETAHRAAGQLVAEAEGDPRLRVVRVSVSQPVVPDRGHESGALVVLSAGSRTAGELSGIAEACADARHEVVGIVLVGTVRARPARSAGRPRDTAAPALAVGDGTAGGSV, via the coding sequence TTGAACGATGAAACGATACGCCTGGTCACGATCGGGCGGATTATCCGTCGGCGTGCGCGGCTTCTGCTCTTCCTCGCCGTGCTGGGCGCGCTCGTCGGCTTGGGCACCTCCCTGCTGTTTCCCCCGCGCTATACGACGTCGGCATCCGTGCTGCTGCCGGGCGCGTGGGAGGAGCGCGAGCTGCTGACTCAGGCACAGATCGCCAGCAGTTCGGTGGTGGTCGACCGTGCGGCCGCCGCACTCGGCTGGGACGGGGTCGACGGCGGCGAACTGCGGGACCGGGTGAGCGCCGAGGCCGCCGACGGGAACATCATCGAGATCTCGGGCACGGCCGACACCCCGCAGCGCGCGCAGCGGCTCTCCGACCAGGTGGCCCAGCAGTTCGTCGCCTTCGCCGCGCGGATCGCGGGCGAGGACACCGACTCCGAGGCGGCGGCGCGGCCCGAGGCGCTGCGGCAGCTGGTGGTGCAGACCAGCCGTCGTATCACCGAGCTGGCCGACGCGGCCGATCCGGGGCGGACCGTGGAGAGCGTGCAGACCCGCACCGAGCTGGCGAAGCTGCGCACCACGCTGCAGGAGGCCATGAAGAAGCTGGACGAGGCCGACCCGGCCGCCGGCAAGGCCAACATGGTCGTCATGGGGCCCGCGGCCCGGCCGGACGGCGAGGCACCGCCGACGAGGACGCAGCTCGTCGTCGGCGGAGCGCTGCTGTTCTTCCTGCTCGCGGTCATCGGCCATCTCACCGCCGCGCGGATGAGCAGCCGGCTGCGCGGCGAACCGGAGATCGCCGCGGCGCTGGGTTCGGCGCCGCTGGGCACCGTCGACGTTCCCGCCGAACCGCCCGCGCACCGGCCCGAGGACGACGGCCCGCGGGCCCGGATCCGCCGGCTGCTGGGCGTCGACGTCCGGTGGGACCTGCCGAGTCCGCAGACGTCCGGCGACGAGGCCGGGATGCGGCTCCGCTACCGGCGGGTGTGCGCCCGCCTGCGCGAGCGAGTCCCGTCTCCTCGAGAGCTGTTGGTCGTCGTCCCGGACGGCGACGAGACCGCCCACCGGGCCGCCGGGCAGCTCGTCGCCGAGGCCGAGGGCGATCCGCGGCTGCGGGTGGTGCGGGTCTCGGTGTCCCAGCCGGTGGTGCCCGACCGCGGCCACGAGTCCGGGGCCCTGGTCGTGCTCAGCGCGGGCAGCCGGACCGCCGGAGAGCTGTCGGGCATCGCCGAGGCGTGTGCGGACGCCCGGCACGAGGTCGTCGGCATCGTCCTGGTCGGCACGGTCCGGGCCCGGCCGGCGCGATCCGCCGGACGTCCCCGGGATACCGCCGCACCCGCGCTCGCGGTCGGCGACGGCACGGCGGGAGGTTCGGTGTGA
- a CDS encoding glycosyltransferase family 4 protein, which translates to MLGDTSFSETAGGDGTNRRALVLVENLSVPFDRRVWQECTTLRDAGWEVHVICPRGSKRDTEPEAVIDGVRIHRYPLRAATGGPAGYLREYGTALWHTLRLARKVGPVDVVHACNPPDLLFLPALWMKRRGARFVFDQHDLVPELYLSRFDRGEDLLYRGVCALERLTYRAADIVLATNESYRDVAVRRGGKRPEDVFVVRSAPATDRFRPVPPEPELKRGKPHLLCYLGVMGPQDGVDYALRALAKLRDDVGRTDWHAVFVGAGDAFDAMVELSRRLGLAEQVEFTGRIPDADLVRYLSTADVCLSPDPRNPLNDVSTMNKVLEYMAMGRPLVSFDLREARVSAGDAAVYAPANDEAEFARLIALLLDDPEQRARMGKIGQERISGPLSWRNSQASLLAAYAAACRDHAPVSRTTRNRQG; encoded by the coding sequence TTGCTTGGTGACACATCGTTCAGTGAAACGGCCGGCGGCGACGGGACGAACCGGCGCGCGCTGGTCCTGGTGGAGAACCTGTCGGTGCCGTTCGACCGGCGCGTGTGGCAGGAGTGCACGACGCTGCGCGACGCGGGCTGGGAGGTGCACGTCATCTGCCCCCGGGGGAGCAAGCGGGACACGGAGCCGGAGGCGGTGATCGACGGGGTGCGGATCCATCGCTACCCGTTGCGCGCGGCCACCGGCGGACCGGCCGGCTATCTGCGGGAGTACGGAACGGCCCTGTGGCACACGCTCCGGCTGGCCCGGAAGGTCGGCCCGGTCGACGTCGTCCACGCCTGCAACCCGCCCGACCTGCTGTTCCTGCCGGCCCTGTGGATGAAGAGGCGCGGCGCGCGGTTCGTCTTCGACCAGCACGACCTGGTGCCCGAGCTGTATCTCTCCCGGTTCGACCGCGGCGAGGATCTGCTCTATCGCGGCGTGTGCGCGCTGGAGCGGCTGACGTACCGGGCCGCGGACATCGTGCTCGCCACGAACGAGAGCTATCGGGACGTCGCGGTGCGCCGGGGCGGAAAGCGGCCGGAGGACGTCTTCGTGGTGCGCAGCGCGCCCGCGACGGACCGTTTCCGACCGGTACCGCCGGAGCCGGAGTTGAAGCGGGGCAAGCCCCATCTGCTGTGCTACCTCGGCGTCATGGGCCCTCAGGACGGCGTGGACTACGCCTTGCGGGCCCTGGCGAAGCTGCGCGACGACGTCGGGCGGACCGACTGGCACGCGGTGTTCGTCGGGGCCGGGGACGCCTTCGACGCGATGGTGGAGCTGTCGCGGCGGCTCGGGCTCGCCGAGCAGGTGGAGTTCACCGGGCGCATTCCGGACGCCGACCTGGTGCGCTACCTGTCCACCGCCGATGTGTGCCTCTCCCCCGACCCACGCAATCCGCTCAACGACGTGTCGACCATGAACAAGGTCCTGGAGTACATGGCGATGGGCCGGCCCCTCGTCTCGTTCGACCTCCGGGAGGCGCGCGTCTCCGCCGGTGACGCGGCCGTCTACGCGCCCGCGAACGACGAGGCGGAGTTCGCCCGGCTCATCGCGCTGCTGCTGGACGACCCGGAGCAGCGGGCCCGGATGGGCAAGATCGGCCAGGAGCGGATCAGCGGGCCGCTCTCCTGGCGGAACTCGCAGGCGTCGCTGCTCGCCGCCTACGCCGCTGCCTGCCGTGACCACGCTCCGGTGTCGCGGACGACCCGTAACAGGCAGGGATGA
- a CDS encoding nucleotide sugar dehydrogenase: MRVSVFGLGYVGCVSAACLASMGHEVIGVDVNQVKVDLVNDGKAPVVEERIGELIAEVVRTGALRATGDVREAIMDSEVSLVCVGTPSEPNGSLCTTYLERVTEEIGAALAERAEQGVRHTVVFRSTMLPGTCLNLLVPILEKSVGGTAGVDIGVAVNPEFLREGTSVRDFFDPPKTVIGELDPASGDAVTALYEGLPGEVFRVPVPAAEAIKYADNAFHGLKIGFANELGAVCQALGVDSHQVMDVFLADRKLNISPAYLRPGFAFGGSCLPKDLRSLVHAAQRADVSVPILAHVLPSNSDHLQRAVDLVERTGKRRVGLFGLSFKPGTDDLRESPLVELAERLFGKGYDLKIYDANVSLSRLIGANREYIETRLPHLAQLLADSVDEVLEHAEVCLVGSSDPAVISALPHGDGPVIVDLIRLPDAEARRAEPGYVGLAW, translated from the coding sequence ATGAGAGTCAGCGTTTTCGGGCTCGGCTACGTGGGCTGTGTGTCGGCCGCGTGCCTGGCCAGCATGGGCCACGAGGTCATCGGGGTGGACGTGAACCAGGTGAAGGTCGACCTGGTCAACGACGGCAAGGCCCCGGTGGTCGAGGAGCGGATCGGCGAACTCATCGCCGAGGTCGTGCGGACCGGGGCGTTACGCGCCACCGGCGACGTCCGCGAAGCGATCATGGACAGTGAGGTGTCGCTGGTCTGTGTGGGCACGCCGTCGGAGCCCAACGGCAGTCTGTGCACCACGTACTTGGAGCGGGTCACCGAGGAGATCGGGGCCGCTCTGGCCGAGCGGGCCGAGCAGGGGGTCCGGCACACCGTCGTGTTCCGCAGCACCATGCTCCCGGGCACCTGCCTGAACCTGCTGGTGCCGATCCTGGAGAAGTCCGTCGGCGGCACCGCCGGGGTGGACATCGGGGTCGCCGTCAACCCGGAGTTCCTGCGCGAGGGCACCAGCGTGCGGGACTTCTTCGACCCTCCCAAGACCGTCATCGGCGAACTGGACCCGGCGAGCGGCGACGCCGTGACGGCGCTGTACGAGGGCCTGCCCGGTGAGGTGTTCCGGGTGCCGGTCCCGGCGGCCGAGGCGATCAAGTACGCGGACAACGCGTTCCACGGCCTCAAGATCGGCTTCGCGAACGAACTGGGCGCGGTGTGCCAGGCGCTCGGGGTGGACTCGCACCAGGTGATGGACGTGTTCCTGGCCGACCGCAAGCTGAACATCAGCCCCGCCTATCTGCGCCCCGGCTTCGCCTTCGGCGGCTCCTGCCTGCCCAAGGACCTGCGCAGCCTGGTCCACGCGGCGCAGCGGGCCGATGTCTCGGTGCCCATCCTCGCCCACGTCCTGCCCTCCAACTCCGACCATCTGCAGCGCGCGGTGGACCTGGTGGAGCGCACCGGCAAACGCCGGGTGGGCCTGTTCGGGCTGTCCTTCAAACCCGGGACCGACGACCTCCGCGAGAGCCCGCTCGTCGAGCTGGCGGAGAGGCTCTTCGGCAAGGGGTACGACCTGAAGATCTACGACGCCAATGTGAGCCTGTCCCGGCTGATCGGCGCCAACCGCGAGTACATCGAGACCCGGCTGCCGCACCTCGCGCAGTTGCTCGCGGACTCCGTCGACGAGGTGCTGGAGCACGCCGAGGTGTGCCTCGTCGGGAGCAGCGATCCGGCCGTGATCTCGGCGCTGCCCCATGGTGACGGCCCGGTGATCGTCGACCTCATCCGCCTTCCCGACGCCGAGGCGCGCCGGGCCGAACCGGGGTACGTGGGCCTTGCTTGGTGA
- a CDS encoding sugar transferase encodes MRQGGLASPYPSARGRLADGAIDQPAIDWEQRYRRTVITTDTVATAFVVAAIGNFFGARDAANWHEKWGILAFGTELLVLGALAVGRAWAPAVLGQGAEEFRRLGRSLFAATVVLALGGIALTSRNIKLWIFVAIPAIALVTMTARYLLRLWLHKQRKEGRCLRPVLAAGSPATVHDLITRTRKFPHLGWRVDAVCTTDGLGPDGDQLDGVPVVGRLTDVAGHVSRDGYRVVAVTPDPHWSPDRLQRLAWNLEGSDAEMVVAPVLMEVAGPRLHVDAVLGIPLLRVSMPAFTGGRRAVKGVVDRIGATFLLMLFAPLMACVALLVLMDSRGGAFYRQRRVGKDGREFTILKFRTMVAGAHGARAELAERNEGAGLLFKLRRDPRVTRVGAVLRRYSLDELPQLFNVLTGSMSLVGPRPPLPEESAAYGPDIRRRLLVKPGLTGLWQISGRSDLSWDEAVRLDLRYVEDWSLALDTVILWKTLRAVLHGQGAY; translated from the coding sequence GTGCGGCAAGGGGGATTAGCCAGCCCGTATCCGTCAGCACGCGGGCGTCTGGCGGACGGGGCGATCGATCAGCCCGCGATCGACTGGGAGCAGCGGTACCGCCGTACCGTGATCACCACCGATACCGTGGCCACCGCCTTCGTGGTGGCGGCGATCGGCAACTTCTTCGGGGCGCGGGACGCGGCCAACTGGCACGAGAAGTGGGGAATCCTCGCCTTCGGCACCGAGCTGCTGGTGCTGGGGGCGCTCGCGGTGGGCCGGGCGTGGGCGCCGGCCGTACTCGGCCAGGGCGCTGAGGAATTCCGCCGGCTCGGACGCTCGCTGTTCGCGGCGACCGTCGTACTGGCCCTCGGCGGTATCGCCCTCACCTCGCGCAACATCAAGCTCTGGATCTTCGTCGCGATCCCCGCGATCGCGCTCGTCACCATGACCGCGCGGTATCTGCTGCGCCTCTGGCTGCACAAGCAGCGTAAAGAGGGCCGCTGTCTGAGACCGGTGCTCGCCGCCGGGAGCCCGGCCACCGTGCACGACCTGATCACCCGGACCCGCAAGTTCCCGCACCTCGGCTGGCGGGTGGACGCGGTGTGCACGACGGACGGGCTCGGGCCGGACGGCGATCAGCTCGACGGAGTGCCGGTCGTCGGCCGGCTGACGGACGTCGCGGGCCATGTCAGCCGCGACGGCTACCGGGTCGTCGCGGTCACCCCGGACCCGCATTGGTCACCGGACCGGCTGCAGCGGCTGGCCTGGAACCTCGAGGGCAGCGACGCCGAGATGGTCGTGGCCCCCGTGCTGATGGAGGTGGCCGGCCCGCGACTGCACGTCGACGCGGTGCTCGGGATCCCGTTGCTGCGGGTCAGCATGCCGGCCTTCACCGGCGGCCGCCGGGCGGTCAAGGGGGTCGTCGACCGGATAGGCGCAACGTTTCTGCTGATGTTGTTCGCGCCGCTGATGGCGTGCGTCGCGCTGCTCGTGCTGATGGACAGCCGGGGCGGGGCGTTCTACCGCCAGCGCCGGGTCGGCAAGGACGGCCGCGAGTTCACCATCCTCAAGTTCCGCACCATGGTCGCGGGGGCGCACGGCGCCCGTGCCGAACTGGCCGAACGCAACGAGGGCGCGGGCCTGCTGTTCAAGCTCCGCCGGGATCCGCGGGTGACCCGGGTGGGGGCGGTGCTGCGCCGGTACTCGCTCGACGAGCTGCCGCAGCTGTTCAACGTGCTCACCGGATCGATGTCGCTCGTCGGCCCGCGGCCTCCGCTGCCGGAGGAGTCCGCGGCGTACGGGCCGGACATCAGGCGGCGGCTGCTGGTCAAGCCCGGGCTCACCGGCCTGTGGCAGATCAGCGGACGCAGCGACCTGTCGTGGGACGAGGCGGTCCGGCTGGACCTGCGCTACGTGGAGGACTGGTCGCTCGCGCTGGACACAGTGATCTTGTGGAAGACGCTGCGTGCGGTGCTGCACGGGCAGGGGGCGTACTGA
- a CDS encoding dihydrofolate reductase family protein: MRSVTYSMNVSLDGYIVGPDGGFDWSVPGEDVFRFWIDEIRDVGVHLMGRRLYETMLYWETAEQDPALDDAGREWAALWNPLPKVVFSTTLSTVEGHARLASGGVAEEIERLRAEPGEGEIAIGGATLAAEAAASGLIDEYRAMVYPVLVGGGISFFPRNERRVDLELVETRTYSSNVVYLRHRVTR; this comes from the coding sequence ATGCGCAGCGTGACCTATTCGATGAACGTCTCTCTCGACGGCTACATCGTCGGGCCGGACGGCGGCTTCGACTGGAGCGTGCCCGGCGAGGACGTCTTCCGCTTCTGGATCGACGAGATCCGGGACGTCGGCGTCCACCTGATGGGGCGGCGGCTGTACGAGACGATGCTCTACTGGGAGACCGCCGAGCAGGATCCCGCGCTCGACGACGCGGGGCGCGAATGGGCAGCGCTCTGGAACCCGCTCCCCAAGGTGGTCTTCTCCACCACCCTGTCGACGGTGGAGGGGCATGCCCGCCTGGCCTCCGGCGGCGTGGCGGAGGAGATCGAGCGGCTGCGGGCCGAGCCGGGGGAGGGCGAGATCGCGATCGGCGGCGCGACGCTCGCCGCCGAGGCCGCCGCGTCGGGCCTGATCGACGAGTACCGGGCCATGGTCTACCCGGTGCTGGTCGGCGGCGGCATCTCCTTCTTTCCCCGGAACGAGCGCCGGGTGGATCTCGAACTCGTGGAGACCCGCACCTACAGCTCGAACGTCGTCTACCTCCGCCACCGCGTGACGCGCTAG
- a CDS encoding LLM class F420-dependent oxidoreductase, whose amino-acid sequence MPRPFRFGINMLTAAPGEEWRAKCRRAEELGYDVILVPDHLGMPAPFPALVAAAEATERPRLGTFTLNAGFWNPALLAREVATTDALTGGRLELGIGTGYARDEHESAGLPFGSPGERVDHLRRTVEELERLLASEEHQPRAAQRPRIPLLVGGNGDRMLRLAAEHADIAAFTGARTAPGSTTGQLTPISPDDLEERVARYLKFAEGRAEPAELNLLVQVVIGTEDREAAIQPLLDRVPGLTADEVLDLPVTLVGTTDEITAQVLARRERYGFTYLTVLEPYMEAFAPVIARLREGGAG is encoded by the coding sequence ATGCCGCGCCCGTTCCGTTTCGGAATCAACATGCTCACGGCCGCCCCTGGCGAGGAGTGGCGCGCCAAGTGCCGCCGGGCCGAGGAGCTCGGCTACGACGTGATCCTCGTCCCCGACCATCTGGGCATGCCCGCGCCCTTCCCGGCGCTGGTGGCGGCGGCCGAGGCGACCGAGCGGCCGAGGCTCGGCACCTTCACGCTCAACGCCGGTTTCTGGAACCCGGCGCTGCTGGCCCGCGAGGTGGCGACGACGGACGCGCTGACGGGCGGGCGCCTGGAGCTCGGGATAGGCACCGGCTACGCACGGGACGAGCACGAGTCGGCCGGGCTGCCGTTCGGCTCGCCGGGCGAGCGGGTGGACCATCTGCGGCGCACCGTGGAGGAGTTGGAGCGGCTGCTGGCCTCCGAGGAACACCAGCCGCGGGCGGCGCAGCGCCCGCGGATACCGCTGCTGGTCGGCGGGAACGGCGACCGGATGCTGCGGCTGGCCGCCGAGCACGCCGACATAGCGGCGTTCACGGGTGCGCGCACGGCACCCGGCAGCACCACCGGGCAGTTGACGCCGATCAGCCCGGACGACCTCGAAGAGCGGGTGGCGCGGTATCTGAAGTTCGCGGAGGGCCGCGCGGAGCCGGCCGAGCTGAACCTGCTCGTGCAGGTGGTGATCGGCACCGAGGACCGCGAGGCCGCCATCCAGCCGTTGCTGGACCGCGTACCGGGTCTGACGGCCGATGAGGTCCTGGACCTTCCGGTGACCCTGGTCGGCACGACGGACGAGATCACCGCCCAGGTCCTGGCCCGGCGCGAGCGCTACGGCTTCACGTATCTGACCGTCCTGGAGCCGTACATGGAGGCGTTCGCGCCGGTCATCGCGCGGTTGCGAGAGGGTGGAGCCGGCTAG
- a CDS encoding ABC transporter permease, with amino-acid sequence MLKATLRSFLAHKGRLLLSALAVLLSVAFVAGSLIFSDTVSRTFDRLFASTAADVTVSPKEDLDEAVPSGRTATLPAALAARVRQVDGVAAARAEVDVDGLTVADEKNEPVGPTTGAPTLGTAWNPTERSPVELTSGHAPRGPAEALLDSETAGRKDVKIGDTLTVIAPPGSFKVEVVGIVTFTTTNPGAALVFFDTRTAQTKLLGSPGGATSISVDAADGVSDAQLKQRVSAALGAHTYDFRTAGEQAESDVEQLGGFLDVIKYVMVGFAGIAVLVGVFLIVNTFSMLIAQRTRELGLLRALGADRRQVRRSVLVEALLLGLVGSTLGLAAGIGLAAGLIELMGLLGMNIDAGEMVIGWVTPVTAYVVGLGVTFVAAYLPARRAAGVSPMAALSDAEVAGVGRPLRMRAVAGAIVGAAGAAALAGCAASGQTSSAASLLGLGVVLTLIATVIAGPLLVRPVIRVLGAAFPALFGSIGRMSQRNALRNPRRTGATAAALMVGLALVGGMSVASASMTKSFDQQIDKTLGADYVIQNTNFLPFPKEVTDEVRGTDGVGLVVRGRFTPVAVRLPDGDRVETTAAGYDPRLDEVANITYAQGDSAAALADGRLAMDRDFARDHGVRVGSTVPVQFQGGRTAELKVGALTDQDSAEGFGTQGGLYFGLATLERYAPGGQDSALYVNATPGTSDDDLRANLERTLDPYPQVQVRDLADYKQLVHDQIAVLLYLVYALLGLAIIIAVLGVVNTLALSVVERTREIGLLRAIGLARRQLRRMIRLESVVIAVFGAVLGLALGLVWGVCTQQVLALQGMTALAIPWGTIVAVVIGSAVVGVVAALLPALRASRMNVLAAIAHE; translated from the coding sequence GTGCTCAAGGCGACCCTGAGAAGCTTCCTGGCGCACAAGGGGCGGCTGCTGCTCTCCGCGCTCGCCGTCCTGCTGTCCGTCGCCTTCGTCGCGGGCAGCCTGATCTTCTCGGACACGGTCAGCCGTACGTTCGACCGGCTGTTCGCCTCCACCGCCGCCGATGTCACGGTCAGCCCGAAGGAGGACCTCGACGAGGCCGTGCCCTCCGGCCGGACGGCCACCCTGCCGGCCGCGCTCGCCGCACGGGTGCGGCAGGTCGACGGGGTCGCGGCGGCGCGGGCCGAGGTGGACGTGGACGGCCTCACGGTCGCCGACGAGAAGAACGAGCCGGTGGGCCCGACCACGGGGGCTCCCACGCTCGGCACCGCCTGGAACCCGACCGAGCGCAGCCCGGTGGAGCTGACCTCGGGTCACGCCCCGCGCGGCCCCGCCGAGGCGCTGCTCGACTCGGAGACCGCCGGCCGCAAGGACGTGAAGATCGGTGACACCCTCACCGTGATCGCGCCGCCCGGGTCGTTCAAGGTCGAGGTCGTCGGCATCGTCACCTTCACCACCACCAACCCCGGCGCCGCCCTGGTCTTCTTCGACACCCGGACCGCGCAGACGAAACTGCTGGGCAGCCCGGGAGGCGCCACCAGTATCTCGGTCGACGCCGCCGACGGGGTCAGCGACGCACAGCTCAAGCAGCGCGTGTCCGCCGCGCTGGGCGCGCACACCTACGACTTCAGGACGGCCGGCGAGCAGGCCGAGTCGGACGTCGAGCAGCTCGGCGGATTCCTCGACGTCATCAAGTACGTGATGGTCGGGTTCGCCGGGATCGCCGTGCTGGTGGGTGTGTTCCTGATCGTCAACACCTTCTCCATGCTCATCGCCCAGCGCACCCGCGAGCTGGGGCTGCTGCGCGCGCTCGGCGCCGACCGGCGCCAGGTCCGCCGCTCGGTCCTCGTCGAGGCCCTGCTGCTCGGCCTCGTCGGCTCCACGCTGGGGCTCGCGGCGGGCATCGGGCTGGCGGCCGGGCTCATCGAGCTGATGGGTCTGCTCGGCATGAACATCGACGCCGGCGAGATGGTCATCGGCTGGGTGACGCCCGTGACGGCGTACGTCGTCGGACTCGGGGTCACCTTCGTCGCCGCGTACCTTCCGGCGCGGCGGGCCGCGGGGGTCTCGCCGATGGCCGCGCTCTCGGACGCCGAGGTCGCCGGGGTGGGCCGGCCGCTGCGGATGCGCGCGGTGGCGGGCGCGATCGTCGGGGCGGCCGGGGCGGCGGCGCTCGCGGGGTGCGCGGCGTCCGGACAGACCTCGTCGGCGGCGTCCCTGCTGGGGCTCGGTGTCGTGCTGACCTTGATCGCCACCGTGATCGCCGGTCCGCTGCTGGTGCGCCCGGTGATCCGGGTGCTCGGCGCGGCCTTCCCCGCGCTGTTCGGGTCGATCGGCCGGATGAGCCAGCGCAACGCCCTGCGCAATCCCCGCCGTACGGGGGCCACCGCGGCGGCCCTGATGGTGGGACTCGCCCTGGTGGGCGGGATGTCGGTGGCCAGCGCCTCGATGACCAAGTCGTTCGACCAGCAGATCGACAAGACGCTGGGCGCCGACTACGTCATCCAGAACACCAACTTCCTGCCGTTCCCGAAGGAGGTCACCGACGAGGTGCGCGGCACCGACGGCGTGGGCCTGGTGGTGCGGGGGCGGTTCACGCCGGTCGCGGTGCGGCTGCCGGACGGCGACCGGGTGGAGACGACCGCGGCGGGCTACGATCCGCGGCTCGACGAGGTCGCCAACATCACGTACGCGCAAGGGGACTCGGCGGCGGCGCTGGCGGACGGGCGCCTGGCCATGGACCGGGACTTCGCGCGCGACCACGGCGTGCGGGTGGGCAGCACCGTCCCGGTTCAGTTCCAGGGCGGACGCACGGCCGAGCTGAAGGTCGGGGCCCTCACCGACCAGGACTCCGCCGAAGGATTCGGCACCCAGGGCGGGCTCTACTTCGGGCTCGCCACCCTGGAACGGTACGCGCCGGGCGGGCAGGACTCCGCGCTGTACGTCAACGCCACCCCCGGCACGAGCGACGACGACCTGCGCGCGAACCTGGAACGGACCCTGGATCCGTACCCGCAGGTGCAGGTGCGGGACCTGGCCGACTACAAGCAGCTGGTGCACGACCAGATCGCCGTCCTGCTGTACTTGGTGTACGCGCTGCTGGGGCTGGCGATCATCATCGCGGTGCTCGGCGTGGTCAACACCCTCGCCCTGTCGGTCGTCGAACGCACCCGGGAGATCGGGCTGCTGCGGGCGATCGGGCTGGCCCGGCGTCAGCTCCGGCGGATGATCCGGCTGGAGTCGGTGGTGATCGCGGTGTTCGGGGCGGTCCTGGGGCTGGCGCTGGGGCTGGTGTGGGGTGTGTGCACGCAGCAGGTGCTGGCGCTCCAGGGCATGACGGCCCTGGCGATCCCGTGGGGGACGATCGTCGCGGTGGTGATCGGCTCGGCGGTGGTGGGCGTGGTGGCGGCGCTGCTGCCGGCGTTGCGTGCATCGCGCATGAATGTACTGGCGGCCATCGCGCACGAATGA
- a CDS encoding ABC transporter ATP-binding protein, with protein MSTPAAEHAPGLASADGIAARARGLTKAYGSGETAVLALDSVDVDVARGRFTAVMGPSGSGKSTLMHCLAGLDTVSAGQVWLGDTEITGLKERELTRLRRDRIGFMFQSFNLIPTLNALENITLPMDIAGRKPDESWLDQVIDTLGLRDRLKHRPSQLSGGQQQRVACARALASRPELIFADEPTGNLDSRAGLEVLGFLREAVDQLGQTVVMVTHDPGAAAHSDLVLFLGDGRIVDEMPRPTAEAVLERMKRFDTIRTRFEDTPSAARSEDTPSAEEN; from the coding sequence TTGTCCACACCTGCTGCGGAGCACGCCCCAGGCCTCGCGTCGGCCGACGGGATCGCGGCCCGCGCCCGCGGTCTGACCAAGGCGTACGGCTCGGGCGAGACGGCCGTGCTCGCGCTGGACTCGGTGGACGTGGATGTCGCGCGGGGCCGGTTCACCGCGGTGATGGGGCCGTCGGGCTCCGGGAAGTCCACGCTGATGCACTGCCTGGCGGGGCTCGACACCGTCTCGGCCGGTCAGGTGTGGCTCGGCGACACGGAGATCACGGGGCTGAAGGAGCGCGAGCTGACGCGGCTGCGCCGGGACCGGATCGGGTTCATGTTCCAGTCGTTCAACCTCATCCCGACCCTGAACGCGCTGGAGAACATCACCCTGCCCATGGACATCGCGGGCCGGAAGCCCGACGAGTCGTGGCTGGACCAGGTCATCGACACCCTGGGGCTGCGGGACCGGCTCAAGCACCGGCCGTCGCAGCTCTCCGGGGGCCAGCAGCAGCGCGTGGCCTGTGCGCGGGCCCTGGCCTCGCGGCCCGAGCTGATCTTCGCGGACGAGCCGACCGGCAACCTCGACTCGCGCGCCGGTCTGGAGGTGCTCGGCTTTCTGCGCGAGGCGGTGGACCAGCTGGGCCAGACGGTCGTCATGGTCACCCACGACCCGGGCGCCGCCGCCCACTCGGACCTGGTGCTCTTCCTCGGGGACGGGCGGATCGTGGACGAGATGCCGCGGCCGACGGCGGAGGCCGTGCTGGAGCGGATGAAGAGGTTCGACACGATCCGCACCCGGTTCGAGGACACCCCGTCCGCCGCGAGGTCCGAGGACACGCCGTCCGCCGAGGAGAACTGA
- a CDS encoding toxin-antitoxin system HicB family antitoxin, with protein MAKTQLNVRVDEGTARAARERALARGMSVNRYIEELVRQDTGEVGHTFVEAAADFMKQYESVFADEFGVDREGTREGRH; from the coding sequence ATGGCGAAGACCCAGCTGAACGTGCGAGTCGACGAGGGCACCGCCCGAGCCGCCCGCGAACGCGCCCTGGCCCGCGGCATGAGCGTCAATCGCTACATCGAGGAGCTGGTCAGACAGGACACCGGCGAGGTGGGCCACACCTTCGTGGAGGCCGCCGCCGACTTCATGAAGCAGTACGAGTCCGTCTTCGCCGACGAATTCGGCGTCGACCGCGAGGGCACGCGCGAAGGTCGTCACTGA